From Saimiri boliviensis isolate mSaiBol1 chromosome 9, mSaiBol1.pri, whole genome shotgun sequence, a single genomic window includes:
- the LOC104652020 gene encoding small ribosomal subunit protein uS8-like, with protein MVCMNVLADALKSIDNAEKRGKCQVLIRPCSKVIVRFLTVMMKHGYIGEFEITDDYRAGKIVVNLTGRLNKCGVISPRSDVQLKDLEKWQNNLLPSRQFGFIVLTTSAGIMDHEEARRKHTGGKILGFFF; from the coding sequence ATGGTGTGCATGAATGTCCTGGCAGATGCTCTCAAGAGCATCGACAATGCCGAAAAGAGAGGCAAATGCCAGGTGCTTATTAGGCCATGCTCCAAAGTCATTGTCCGGTTTCTCACTGTGATGATGAAGCATGGTTACATTGGTGAATTTGAAATCACTGATGATTACAGAGCTGGGAAAATTGTTGTGAACCTCACAGGCAGGCTAAATAAGTGTGGAGTGATCAGTCCCAGATCTGATGTGCAACTTAAAGAtctagaaaaatggcagaataatcTGCTTCCGTCCCGCCAGTTTGGTTTCATTGTACTGACAACCTCAGCGGGCATCATGGACCATGAAGAAGCGAGACGAAAACACACAGGAGGGAAAatcctgggattctttttttag